The Microcoleus sp. bin38.metabat.b11b12b14.051 genome contains a region encoding:
- a CDS encoding hybrid sensor histidine kinase/response regulator has translation MSNQDMSNFSMMDLFRMEADTQVGILNENILLLENNPSSPAELESLMRAAHSLKGAARIVGLDAAVRIAHVMEDCFVAAQAGSIALDSPDKIDVMLRAIDLLAQISQIPETEIENWLPVNLSQIETLETAILAIINNEQLDFNSGYEAEKIEIPMILASDNPLESSSENYLVFTETTTNSAQLNSDIHQEILPELPSVETPETRLLKTDLSMLALFSGEVETQSILLKQTLLSLKNNPNEYLDLDSLVKSAHLIKGAGRIVHFNEIVKLAKAIENTFLGLQKHKASLNESQIDSLLVGVNILVNMQEIPALEIENWLAQRDGEIDQIVAAIALITQAAQTQHPAITSAVTSQKSAELTSSPTTPVPPPPISKNAPSAPTKNSGKTSANGDLQAINVDRRQTKIASGQPSSSDIRENAQKAKAADRVVRVNAENLNRIMGLAGESLVEAKWLQPFADSLLKLRANQGQLYSLLEKLQESLSDSVLDQRSEDYLGSARKKANDCRHILSDRLNELELFARRSANLSDRLYREVIASNMRPFADGVQPFPRMLRDLARQLGKQVKFEVLGKSTQVDRDILEKLEAPLTHILRNALDHGIEAPEARLAAGKPAEGTIRMEAAHRGGMLSITVSDDGKGIESENLRQKIVTKGMVSAEIAANLTEPELMDFLFLPGFSTASQVTEISGRGVGLDIVQSMVQEVGGILRATSLPGKGMNFHLQLPLTLSVIRTLLVEISGEPYAFPLTRIDRIVMVDSAEIAIAENRQYFTLDNQNIGLVTGYQVLQLPPPDRKLDLLPVIVISDRSSSYGLAVDKFLGERDLVVRPLDPRLGKVADISAAAFMEDGAPVLIIDVEDLVRSTDKLLTETRLQKVSQTAQTAESKNRKRVLVVDDSITVREVERKLLENQGYEVEIAVNGMDGWNALRTGQFDLVISDVDMPRMTGIELVSQIKNHSGLKSIPVIIVSYKDREEDRIRGLEVGADYYLTKSSFHDDTLLNAVVDLIGEA, from the coding sequence ATGAGCAATCAAGATATGAGCAATTTCTCCATGATGGATTTATTTCGCATGGAGGCGGACACCCAAGTAGGAATATTAAATGAGAACATTCTGTTACTGGAAAATAACCCGAGTTCTCCTGCTGAATTGGAATCTTTGATGCGTGCTGCTCACTCGCTTAAAGGCGCGGCGCGGATTGTGGGACTGGATGCTGCTGTGCGAATCGCTCACGTGATGGAGGATTGCTTTGTGGCGGCGCAGGCTGGATCGATCGCCCTAGACTCACCTGATAAGATTGATGTGATGCTGCGGGCGATCGACCTTTTGGCCCAAATCAGCCAGATCCCGGAAACCGAGATCGAAAATTGGCTTCCGGTTAATCTATCGCAAATTGAAACCTTAGAAACTGCTATTTTAGCAATTATCAATAACGAACAATTAGATTTTAACAGCGGATATGAAGCAGAAAAAATAGAAATACCTATGATTTTGGCTAGCGATAATCCGCTAGAGTCATCATCGGAAAATTATCTTGTTTTTACCGAAACAACAACAAATTCCGCACAACTAAATTCAGATATTCATCAAGAAATATTGCCAGAATTGCCGTCTGTTGAAACTCCGGAAACTCGGCTGCTAAAAACTGATTTGTCGATGTTGGCTTTATTTTCAGGAGAAGTAGAAACTCAATCAATTCTGTTAAAGCAAACTTTGCTATCGCTCAAAAATAACCCCAATGAATACTTAGACTTGGACTCCCTCGTCAAATCCGCTCATTTAATTAAGGGTGCTGGTAGAATAGTTCATTTTAATGAAATCGTTAAACTTGCTAAGGCGATAGAAAATACATTTCTGGGACTTCAGAAGCACAAAGCTAGCTTAAATGAAAGTCAAATTGACAGCCTGCTTGTCGGAGTAAATATCCTGGTAAATATGCAGGAAATTCCGGCGCTGGAGATCGAAAATTGGCTTGCCCAACGAGACGGAGAAATAGATCAGATTGTGGCCGCGATCGCTCTCATTACCCAAGCAGCTCAAACTCAGCACCCAGCAATTACCTCGGCAGTTACCTCACAAAAATCGGCAGAGCTAACGAGTTCTCCAACAACGCCCGTACCGCCGCCACCGATATCTAAAAATGCTCCGTCGGCACCTACGAAAAATAGCGGTAAAACTTCTGCAAATGGCGATTTACAAGCAATAAATGTAGATCGACGCCAGACTAAAATTGCTAGCGGACAACCTTCAAGTTCAGATATTAGAGAAAACGCTCAAAAGGCGAAAGCGGCAGACCGCGTAGTGCGAGTAAATGCGGAAAATTTAAATCGGATTATGGGTTTGGCGGGCGAATCTTTAGTAGAAGCAAAATGGTTGCAACCGTTTGCTGATTCATTGTTGAAACTGAGAGCAAATCAAGGGCAATTGTATAGTTTGTTGGAGAAATTGCAGGAATCTTTAAGCGATTCTGTCCTGGATCAGCGCTCGGAAGATTATCTGGGGAGTGCTCGCAAAAAAGCTAACGATTGCCGCCATATTTTGTCCGATCGCCTCAACGAACTAGAACTGTTTGCGCGCCGTTCGGCAAATTTGTCTGACCGCTTGTACCGAGAGGTGATTGCTAGTAATATGAGACCGTTTGCCGACGGCGTGCAACCTTTTCCGCGAATGCTGAGAGATTTGGCGAGACAGTTGGGCAAACAAGTGAAATTTGAAGTGCTGGGCAAATCTACTCAGGTCGATCGAGATATTTTAGAAAAATTAGAAGCACCGCTGACGCACATTTTACGCAATGCTCTCGATCACGGTATCGAGGCTCCTGAAGCTCGTTTAGCTGCGGGAAAACCTGCCGAAGGTACGATCAGGATGGAAGCAGCACACCGCGGCGGGATGCTGTCAATTACCGTCTCGGATGACGGTAAGGGAATAGAATCGGAAAACCTGCGCCAAAAAATTGTGACTAAGGGGATGGTGAGTGCGGAAATAGCGGCGAATTTGACTGAACCGGAACTGATGGATTTTTTGTTTTTGCCGGGATTTTCTACTGCTAGTCAAGTTACGGAAATTTCGGGGCGCGGCGTGGGCTTGGATATTGTGCAAAGCATGGTGCAGGAGGTTGGCGGCATTCTGCGAGCGACATCTTTGCCGGGAAAAGGTATGAATTTTCATTTGCAGTTGCCGCTAACTCTGTCGGTAATTCGGACGCTGTTGGTGGAAATTTCGGGGGAACCTTATGCTTTTCCGCTGACTCGGATCGATCGCATTGTGATGGTTGACTCTGCTGAGATTGCGATCGCCGAAAACCGACAGTATTTTACTCTTGACAACCAAAACATTGGTTTGGTGACGGGTTATCAAGTGTTGCAGTTACCGCCGCCCGATCGCAAGTTGGATTTGCTGCCGGTGATCGTGATTAGCGATCGATCTAGCAGTTACGGTTTGGCTGTAGACAAGTTTCTAGGGGAACGCGATTTAGTTGTCAGGCCTTTAGATCCGCGTTTGGGTAAGGTAGCGGATATCAGCGCCGCTGCTTTTATGGAAGACGGTGCGCCGGTGCTGATTATCGATGTTGAGGATTTGGTGCGATCGACTGATAAGCTGCTGACTGAAACTCGGTTGCAAAAAGTTAGTCAAACTGCACAAACTGCTGAATCAAAAAATCGCAAGCGCGTTTTGGTCGTAGATGATTCGATTACAGTCCGAGAAGTAGAGCGAAAACTTTTAGAAAATCAAGGGTATGAAGTTGAAATAGCTGTTAATGGTATGGACGGTTGGAATGCTTTGCGAACGGGGCAGTTTGATTTGGTAATCAGCGATGTTGATATGCCGCGGATGACGGGAATTGAACTGGTAAGTCAAATTAAAAATCATTCGGGTTTAAAGTCGATTCCGGTGATTATTGTTTCTTACAAAGACCGCGAAGAAGATAGAATCAGAGGTTTGGAAGTGGGAGCAGATTATTATTTGACTAAAAGCAGCTTTCATGACGATACACTGTTAAATGCGGTAGTTGATTTAATCGGTGAGGCTTGA
- a CDS encoding adenylate/guanylate cyclase domain-containing protein produces the protein MNLTHSQAIEFDRIHTVNQREIPEFNGNVVKLKFEDKGNNGKKAVTARDSAIVSNINLERSLHSIDLNLPFNSETKKISSLTQSTVTVLLVDDQEMIGEAVRRMLASEKDIKFYYCNDPAQAINKALEVKPTVILQDLVMPEIDGLQLLRFFRANSLTRDIPMIVLSSKEEAELKAQAFSLGANDYLVKLPDRVELIARIRYHSKAYMHLLERNLAYQTMQDYLEKLEIEQKKSQELLLNILPEAIAERLKKEQGIIADEFAAVSVMFADIVGFTQLSASISPKDLVHLLNDIFSKFDELAQKHGLEKIKTIGDSYMVVAGLPNPREDHGDAIAEMALDMQEAISTYREKLGISLSIRIGIHSGPVVAGIIGTKKFIYDLWGDTVNTASRMESHGIPDGIQITEATYLLIENKYDFEKRGLISVKGKGQMAAYLLKGRLEVDF, from the coding sequence ATGAACTTAACTCACTCTCAGGCTATTGAATTCGATCGCATTCATACAGTAAATCAACGAGAAATCCCTGAATTCAACGGCAACGTGGTAAAGTTGAAATTTGAGGATAAGGGAAACAATGGAAAAAAGGCAGTTACAGCGCGAGATAGCGCCATTGTCAGTAACATCAACTTAGAGAGAAGCCTCCATTCTATTGACTTAAATTTACCCTTCAATTCAGAAACAAAAAAAATATCCAGCTTGACCCAATCCACTGTCACAGTTTTACTGGTTGACGATCAGGAAATGATCGGCGAAGCAGTGCGCCGAATGCTAGCCAGTGAAAAAGATATTAAATTTTATTACTGTAACGATCCCGCCCAAGCAATTAATAAAGCATTAGAGGTGAAGCCAACAGTCATCCTCCAAGATTTAGTAATGCCAGAAATAGATGGATTGCAGTTGCTGCGATTTTTTCGAGCGAATTCGCTGACGCGAGACATTCCGATGATCGTCCTCTCCAGTAAAGAAGAAGCGGAACTTAAAGCGCAAGCCTTCTCCTTGGGTGCTAACGATTATTTAGTAAAATTGCCCGATCGAGTGGAACTCATAGCTAGAATCCGCTATCACTCCAAAGCTTATATGCACCTGTTGGAAAGGAATCTGGCATATCAAACTATGCAGGATTATTTAGAGAAATTAGAGATAGAACAAAAAAAATCCCAAGAGTTGCTGCTAAATATATTGCCAGAGGCGATCGCCGAAAGATTAAAAAAAGAACAAGGAATAATCGCCGACGAATTTGCAGCAGTCAGCGTCATGTTTGCCGATATTGTGGGCTTCACTCAGTTGTCAGCATCAATATCGCCGAAAGACTTAGTACATTTGCTCAACGATATATTTTCCAAGTTCGACGAACTCGCCCAAAAGCACGGTTTAGAAAAAATTAAGACAATTGGTGACTCTTATATGGTAGTAGCCGGACTGCCAAATCCGCGAGAGGATCATGGAGATGCGATCGCCGAAATGGCGCTAGATATGCAAGAAGCTATCAGTACATACAGAGAAAAGCTCGGCATCAGTCTCAGCATCCGCATCGGCATTCATTCCGGGCCAGTGGTAGCCGGAATCATCGGTACAAAAAAGTTTATTTACGATTTGTGGGGCGATACGGTAAATACCGCTTCTCGGATGGAATCTCACGGTATCCCGGACGGAATTCAGATTACGGAAGCAACTTACTTGCTCATAGAAAATAAGTATGACTTTGAAAAACGCGGTTTAATTAGTGTTAAAGGTAAGGGCCAAATGGCTGCTTATTTGTTGAAAGGAAGATTGGAAGTTGATTTTTAA
- a CDS encoding methyl-accepting chemotaxis protein encodes MFKNISFKQRINAAFIFLAVIVLAVSSIGWMGNYQLGGHIDTLANNSLPSISGLWKVNEGQTQIESSERALLDLELSPDERKTELTRIQKAWEQINDGFKEYENTPRSTDEDKLYKQLQEKWDIWKKNHQAFLDYNKKFDSLGIANPFKRQIELISQGNTKSPELDAARRAGAFYNQLSDRAKGNRPSFEAATNLILEDLKINEATAQLAKQESKNDISQTTFWVIVGTILGPLTAGLFGLFLTGAVSQTLENQIDMSGIKISGSTNQIAASGKELEATMNQQVASTNEVVATAREIAATAMQLARTMDEVSQMSHQAAQSAGGGKQEIGRMESTMNKLADSTSAISGKLGVISEKANNINSIITTITKVADQTNLLSLNAAIEAEKAGEYGLGFAVVAREIRRLADQTAVATLDIENMVKEMQSAVGVGVMEMDKFTNEVRRGVEDVQTISLQLESIIQRVEALTPRFEEVNEGMDAQSQGAQQISEAMVQLSEASSQTASALRDINGAIGQVNDATLGLRHEMLAFLK; translated from the coding sequence ATGTTTAAAAATATCAGTTTCAAACAGCGGATAAATGCTGCATTTATCTTTCTAGCAGTGATTGTTTTAGCAGTGTCCTCTATCGGTTGGATGGGGAATTATCAGCTCGGCGGACATATTGATACGCTAGCTAATAATTCCCTGCCGAGTATTAGTGGCTTGTGGAAAGTTAATGAAGGACAAACACAAATTGAGTCCTCGGAACGGGCTTTGCTGGATCTGGAACTCTCCCCAGACGAAAGAAAAACTGAGTTGACGAGAATCCAGAAAGCTTGGGAGCAGATTAATGATGGTTTTAAAGAGTACGAAAACACGCCCCGGAGTACGGATGAAGATAAATTGTACAAACAATTGCAGGAAAAATGGGATATTTGGAAGAAAAATCATCAAGCTTTTTTAGATTATAATAAAAAATTTGATAGTTTGGGAATTGCCAACCCATTTAAAAGGCAGATTGAGCTGATAAGCCAAGGTAATACCAAATCGCCCGAGCTTGATGCTGCTAGAAGGGCTGGCGCGTTTTACAATCAATTGAGCGATCGCGCAAAAGGGAATCGCCCCTCCTTTGAAGCAGCTACTAACTTAATTTTGGAAGACCTCAAAATTAATGAAGCTACCGCACAACTAGCTAAACAGGAGTCAAAAAACGATATTAGTCAAACCACTTTTTGGGTAATTGTTGGCACGATCCTCGGGCCGCTAACAGCGGGACTGTTTGGACTGTTCCTCACGGGTGCGGTATCCCAAACTCTGGAAAATCAAATAGATATGTCCGGTATCAAAATTAGCGGTTCTACTAATCAAATTGCTGCTTCTGGTAAGGAATTGGAAGCGACGATGAACCAACAAGTCGCCTCGACTAACGAAGTGGTAGCTACCGCTAGAGAAATTGCTGCTACTGCTATGCAACTGGCGAGGACAATGGATGAAGTTTCCCAGATGTCCCACCAAGCTGCTCAATCGGCTGGTGGTGGTAAACAAGAAATTGGTCGCATGGAGTCCACGATGAATAAATTAGCAGATTCTACCAGTGCTATTTCTGGTAAATTGGGAGTTATTAGCGAAAAAGCTAATAATATTAACAGTATTATCACGACGATTACGAAGGTGGCGGATCAAACTAATTTGCTTTCGCTCAACGCGGCTATTGAAGCGGAAAAAGCGGGTGAGTATGGGTTGGGTTTTGCAGTTGTTGCGAGGGAAATTCGGCGGCTGGCAGATCAAACGGCGGTGGCTACTTTGGATATTGAAAATATGGTTAAAGAAATGCAGTCTGCTGTGGGTGTTGGTGTGATGGAAATGGATAAGTTTACTAATGAGGTGCGCCGGGGGGTGGAAGATGTGCAAACTATTAGTTTGCAGTTGGAGTCGATTATTCAGCGGGTGGAAGCTTTAACTCCGCGTTTTGAAGAGGTGAATGAGGGGATGGACGCGCAGTCTCAGGGAGCTCAGCAAATTAGTGAGGCGATGGTGCAGTTGAGTGAGGCTTCTTCGCAAACTGCGTCGGCACTGCGGGATATCAATGGGGCGATCGGGCAAGTTAACGATGCTACACTTGGTTTGCGTCACGAAATGCTAGCGTTTTTAAAGTAA
- a CDS encoding CHASE3 domain-containing protein: MQKKLTIKQILWRGIGTIFMLIFIANIVAQQTQNTLVKSLDNVTLSYKILQELAELDMLLLEAETGQRGYLYTGKENFLDPYNKANASINVQVAKLKEKIRNPKQQQKLGELQTLIRERIDYLEKTIQLRKSGREQEVKKIVSAGTGLKIMAKLRGKITEIKEAENQLLDNRKKLGRESEIFSTYFAGASTVMIVGVGALISWIIIRNIAQSLGIAVKVAEEVSAGNLTTKISASYQGEIGKLLAGFQSMSHNLNSLIGQVQNSAIQVTASSQEISASGKQLEATVTEQAASIIDVKNTTKNIAYTSRELKQTIEEITFTFQTTTIAAEGGRRNLSQMENTMRDLATATSSISSQLTNISEKANNISRIILTITKVADQTNLLSLNAAIEAEKAGKYGSGFAVVALEIRRLADQTAVATLDIEKMVKEMQAAVSSGVTEMNSFTEEVNDSVEDVASVSWQLTEIIEQVQAITPRFEVVNQGMEAQSAGAQQISEVMVYLSESSSQTADALREINGAISQLNDASQGLHQEISRFKVSSKES; this comes from the coding sequence GTGCAGAAAAAATTAACTATTAAACAAATTTTGTGGAGGGGAATCGGCACAATTTTTATGTTAATATTTATAGCTAACATTGTCGCACAGCAAACTCAAAATACTTTAGTTAAGTCTTTAGACAACGTTACTTTGAGCTATAAAATTTTGCAAGAATTGGCAGAGTTAGATATGCTCCTCCTGGAGGCTGAAACCGGGCAGCGCGGTTATCTGTACACGGGAAAAGAGAATTTTTTAGACCCCTATAATAAAGCAAATGCCAGCATCAACGTGCAAGTAGCAAAGTTGAAAGAGAAGATTAGAAACCCAAAACAGCAACAAAAACTCGGTGAACTCCAAACCCTGATTAGAGAAAGAATAGATTATTTAGAAAAAACTATTCAACTCCGCAAATCAGGTCGAGAACAGGAGGTAAAAAAAATAGTAAGCGCTGGAACGGGACTGAAGATTATGGCAAAGCTGAGGGGAAAAATTACAGAAATTAAGGAAGCAGAAAATCAATTATTGGATAACAGGAAGAAATTAGGTCGGGAATCTGAGATTTTTTCAACTTACTTTGCTGGGGCCAGCACTGTGATGATTGTGGGAGTTGGTGCGTTAATTTCTTGGATAATTATCCGGAACATTGCCCAATCTTTGGGAATAGCAGTAAAAGTTGCAGAAGAGGTATCGGCGGGAAATTTAACTACCAAGATTTCCGCAAGTTATCAGGGAGAAATTGGCAAATTGCTCGCCGGATTTCAAAGCATGAGTCACAACCTAAATTCTTTGATAGGGCAAGTGCAGAATTCGGCAATTCAAGTAACAGCTTCGTCTCAGGAAATTTCCGCATCTGGAAAACAATTAGAAGCGACTGTGACAGAACAAGCAGCTTCGATTATAGATGTAAAAAATACTACCAAAAATATTGCTTATACTTCTCGGGAACTGAAGCAGACAATTGAGGAAATTACTTTTACATTCCAAACTACAACCATAGCTGCTGAGGGCGGGCGGCGTAATTTAAGCCAGATGGAAAATACCATGCGGGATTTAGCAACTGCTACGAGTTCTATTTCTAGCCAACTAACTAACATCAGTGAAAAAGCTAACAATATTAGCAGAATTATTCTGACGATAACTAAAGTTGCTGACCAAACTAATTTACTGTCTTTGAATGCTGCAATCGAAGCCGAAAAAGCGGGAAAATATGGTAGCGGTTTTGCCGTAGTTGCCCTAGAAATTAGGCGCCTCGCCGATCAAACTGCTGTTGCTACTTTGGATATAGAAAAAATGGTTAAAGAAATGCAGGCAGCAGTTTCGAGTGGGGTGACGGAAATGAATAGTTTTACTGAAGAAGTAAATGATAGCGTTGAGGATGTCGCAAGTGTGAGCTGGCAACTGACTGAAATTATCGAGCAGGTGCAAGCTATCACTCCGCGTTTTGAAGTTGTAAATCAGGGTATGGAGGCTCAGTCAGCAGGAGCTCAGCAAATTAGCGAGGTGATGGTGTATCTGAGTGAATCATCGTCGCAAACGGCGGACGCATTGCGCGAAATTAACGGGGCTATCTCTCAATTAAATGACGCATCTCAAGGTCTGCATCAAGAAATATCTCGGTTTAAAGTAAGCAGTAAGGAATCGTAA
- a CDS encoding chemotaxis protein CheW, whose protein sequence is MTDDCWNRIGVGGDRTCPELKRFIHCRNCPVYSDAGRSLLEQELPAGYLEEWTNLLRSSQGVTNAVTAAGTVSVGIFRLNGEWLALPAQLFKEVTQISVIHTVPHRSNNIFIGLVNIRGEIQLCISLKALLGLEAADASRQNISPVVYQRMVVVEREGSRWVFEVDEIYGIHRILPEQIKNVPATVSKVPETYTKGIISWQGQSVCYLDDDLLFYTLTKKII, encoded by the coding sequence ATGACTGATGATTGCTGGAATCGGATCGGAGTTGGGGGCGATCGCACTTGTCCCGAATTAAAAAGATTTATTCACTGTCGTAACTGTCCTGTGTATTCCGACGCGGGCCGCAGTTTGCTAGAACAGGAATTGCCCGCAGGATATCTGGAAGAGTGGACTAATTTATTGCGATCGAGCCAAGGAGTAACTAACGCCGTTACCGCTGCGGGTACTGTGTCTGTAGGTATTTTTAGGTTGAACGGCGAATGGCTGGCTTTACCCGCCCAACTTTTTAAAGAAGTGACGCAGATATCTGTCATTCACACTGTGCCGCACCGCAGCAATAATATATTTATTGGTTTGGTGAATATTCGGGGTGAAATCCAGTTGTGTATTTCGCTAAAAGCACTTTTGGGATTGGAAGCAGCAGATGCTAGCAGACAAAATATTAGTCCTGTTGTTTACCAACGGATGGTAGTTGTTGAGAGAGAAGGTAGTCGCTGGGTGTTTGAGGTAGATGAAATTTATGGGATTCACCGCATTCTGCCGGAGCAAATCAAAAATGTCCCGGCTACTGTTTCTAAAGTGCCAGAAACTTATACTAAAGGGATTATAAGTTGGCAGGGGCAAAGTGTTTGTTATCTGGATGATGATTTGCTGTTTTATACCTTAACTAAAAAGATTATCTGA
- a CDS encoding chemotaxis response regulator protein-glutamate methylesterase, with amino-acid sequence MKNFNMKIAIVNDTLIAAEALRRVLVTVPEYEIVWIAGDGADAVSKCARNTPDLILMDLIMPVMDGVEATRLIMKQSPCAILLVTSSVTGNAGRVFEAMGYGALDAINTPILGLMGNSPSGGAELLKTISKVARLIGKTNSTSIFQSATPKCLTPPLLAIGSSTGGPQALATLLSGLPPNLSAAVAIVQHVDAEFAPGLADWLSQKTNLSVGVAVADRPLEVGKVVIAATNDHLVLQSNLTLKYTKEPLDYPYRPSVDTFFQSVAQHWPGKGVAVLLTGMGKDGAKGLKVLRAAGWHTIAQDRASSVVYGMPKAAAELNAAVQVLSVEAIAPACLKYLV; translated from the coding sequence ATGAAAAATTTCAACATGAAAATAGCGATCGTCAACGACACGCTGATTGCTGCTGAAGCCTTGCGCCGAGTTTTGGTAACAGTACCCGAGTATGAAATTGTTTGGATAGCTGGCGACGGGGCTGATGCTGTGTCGAAGTGCGCCCGCAATACCCCGGATTTGATTTTGATGGATTTGATCATGCCGGTGATGGATGGCGTTGAGGCGACGCGCCTGATTATGAAGCAATCTCCCTGTGCGATTCTGTTGGTGACATCTTCGGTAACAGGTAATGCGGGCAGGGTTTTTGAAGCTATGGGATATGGGGCTTTGGATGCTATTAATACGCCGATTTTGGGGTTGATGGGCAATTCCCCAAGCGGTGGTGCGGAGCTATTAAAAACTATTTCTAAAGTCGCTAGGTTGATTGGCAAAACTAACTCGACTTCTATATTTCAGAGCGCTACTCCAAAATGCTTGACTCCGCCGCTGTTGGCGATCGGCTCTTCGACTGGCGGGCCGCAAGCTTTGGCAACTCTGCTATCGGGTTTACCGCCAAATTTATCGGCCGCGGTGGCGATCGTCCAACACGTAGATGCTGAGTTTGCTCCTGGTTTGGCAGATTGGCTGAGTCAGAAAACTAATTTGTCGGTGGGTGTCGCAGTTGCCGATCGACCTTTGGAAGTCGGTAAGGTGGTAATTGCCGCGACTAACGACCACTTAGTATTACAATCTAATTTAACACTTAAGTATACGAAGGAACCTTTAGACTATCCTTACCGCCCCTCAGTAGACACTTTTTTTCAAAGTGTCGCCCAACACTGGCCGGGTAAAGGGGTGGCAGTGCTGTTAACCGGCATGGGCAAAGACGGCGCTAAAGGGCTCAAGGTTTTACGAGCGGCCGGCTGGCACACGATCGCTCAAGACCGCGCTAGCTCAGTAGTTTACGGGATGCCGAAAGCGGCGGCCGAATTGAACGCGGCGGTGCAGGTTTTGTCGGTGGAGGCGATCGCTCCAGCCTGTCTCAAATATTTAGTCTAG
- a CDS encoding DNA cytosine methyltransferase — MPSYRIKRPIAVDLFAGAGGMTLGFEQAGFDVLASVEIDPIHCATHEFNFPLCSILCKDVAELTGSEIRKKSAIGRREIDVVISGSPCQGFSLMGKRDVDDPRNSLIFHFQRLVLELKPKFFVMENVPGIVAGEHKELLNLLISSFLEAGYQVEENYQVLNAAHYGVPQARKRLFLIGSKKGYDLPKYPQQTTFLPKKKLPKRYKKVNLPAVPTVLDAIGDLPEVEQYSELLHRDWVMAEYGNCHSDYASFLRGFDDFENDYSYDRQYDRQILSSSRRTKHSVECMERFAAAAYGEKEPISRFYKLHPDGVCNTLRAGTDRARGAYTSPRPIHPIAPRCITVREAARLHSYPDWFRFHVTKWHGFRQVGNSVPPLLAKAVAAQIISALGVKVTKPSVKLPGGDESLLKLNWSEAEQYYLQGS; from the coding sequence ATGCCAAGCTATCGGATAAAGCGACCGATCGCTGTTGATTTATTTGCAGGTGCAGGCGGAATGACCCTGGGCTTTGAACAAGCAGGTTTTGATGTACTTGCGTCAGTCGAAATTGACCCAATTCACTGCGCTACCCACGAGTTTAACTTCCCGCTGTGTTCTATATTGTGCAAAGATGTCGCAGAACTCACGGGATCGGAAATTAGGAAAAAATCTGCGATCGGGCGGCGCGAAATCGACGTGGTAATCAGCGGTTCGCCCTGTCAAGGATTCTCGCTGATGGGGAAGCGCGATGTGGACGATCCGCGAAATTCTCTAATTTTTCACTTTCAGCGCTTGGTTTTAGAGTTAAAACCCAAGTTTTTTGTCATGGAAAACGTGCCGGGAATTGTGGCGGGCGAACACAAAGAACTCCTGAATCTTTTAATTAGCTCTTTTCTGGAAGCAGGGTATCAAGTAGAAGAAAACTATCAAGTTCTCAACGCCGCTCATTACGGAGTACCGCAAGCTCGCAAACGATTGTTTCTGATTGGCTCAAAAAAAGGCTACGATCTGCCTAAATACCCTCAGCAAACTACTTTTTTACCTAAAAAGAAACTTCCTAAACGCTATAAAAAAGTTAATTTACCTGCGGTTCCGACAGTATTGGATGCGATCGGAGATTTGCCGGAAGTAGAACAGTATAGCGAGTTGCTGCACCGAGATTGGGTAATGGCAGAGTACGGAAACTGCCACAGCGATTACGCGAGTTTTTTGCGCGGATTCGATGATTTTGAAAATGATTATAGTTACGATCGCCAGTACGATCGACAAATCCTCTCATCTAGCCGGCGCACCAAACATTCTGTAGAATGTATGGAAAGATTTGCAGCAGCAGCCTACGGCGAAAAAGAGCCGATCAGCCGTTTTTACAAGCTGCACCCAGACGGAGTTTGCAACACTCTCAGGGCTGGAACCGACAGGGCGAGAGGCGCTTATACTTCGCCAAGGCCAATTCACCCGATCGCCCCTCGGTGCATTACAGTCAGGGAAGCTGCGCGGCTGCATTCCTATCCTGACTGGTTTAGATTTCACGTCACAAAATGGCACGGTTTTCGCCAAGTCGGAAATTCTGTACCGCCGTTGCTGGCGAAAGCTGTAGCAGCGCAGATTATTAGCGCTTTGGGTGTGAAAGTAACCAAGCCGAGTGTCAAACTTCCAGGTGGAGATGAATCGCTGCTTAAACTAAATTGGTCGGAAGCGGAACAATATTATCTACAAGGTTCGTAG